A section of the Halopiger aswanensis genome encodes:
- the glmM gene encoding phosphoglucosamine mutase: protein MFGTSGIRGTVGEDVTADLALSVGRAVASEGYDTVVVGRDVRESGTLLVDAVASGLRECGADVLEVGIESTPTIARSIEHFDADAGIVVTASHNPAPDNGLKLWNPSGKAFGPEQRDAIERRIREDDYDLGAWDELGVRRRRDTARENHAAAIAAAVDLESTPSVIVDLGNGAGAVTAEVLADLGCHVRTLNGQQDGSFPGRPSEPNEETLETLAALVAETDADLGIAHDGDADRMMAVDETGTFVPKDALLALFAREAAGEGDRVAAPVDTSLAVDDALAAVRATLTRTKVGDVYVAERTTEDGVVFGGEPSGAWIWPAETRCPDGPLAAAKLVELVADRGPLSELAGAIERYPIRRTSLEVDDKAAVMEAVRTRVSDRYDDVDTLDGVRVETDDGWFLLRASGTQPLIRVTAEAREADAAERVFEEAQALVGDALEATTAETRTE from the coding sequence ATGTTCGGAACCAGCGGTATCCGCGGCACCGTCGGCGAGGACGTTACGGCGGACCTTGCGCTTTCGGTCGGCCGCGCGGTCGCATCGGAGGGATACGACACCGTCGTCGTCGGGCGAGACGTCCGCGAGAGCGGCACCCTGCTCGTCGACGCGGTCGCGTCGGGGCTGCGCGAGTGCGGCGCCGACGTCCTCGAGGTCGGGATCGAGTCGACGCCGACGATCGCGCGGTCGATCGAGCACTTCGACGCGGACGCGGGGATCGTCGTGACGGCCTCGCACAATCCGGCGCCGGACAACGGACTCAAGCTCTGGAACCCCTCGGGGAAGGCGTTCGGCCCCGAGCAGCGCGACGCCATCGAACGTCGAATCCGCGAGGACGACTACGACCTCGGGGCGTGGGACGAACTCGGCGTCCGTCGTCGCCGGGACACCGCTCGCGAAAACCACGCCGCGGCGATCGCGGCCGCCGTCGACCTCGAGTCGACCCCGAGCGTGATCGTCGACCTCGGCAACGGCGCCGGCGCGGTCACGGCTGAAGTGCTCGCCGACCTCGGCTGTCACGTCCGAACGCTGAACGGCCAGCAGGACGGCTCGTTCCCCGGCCGTCCCAGCGAACCGAACGAAGAGACGCTCGAGACGCTGGCCGCGCTCGTCGCCGAGACCGACGCGGATCTCGGCATCGCTCACGACGGCGACGCCGACCGGATGATGGCCGTCGACGAGACGGGGACCTTCGTCCCGAAGGACGCCCTGCTCGCGCTGTTCGCTCGCGAGGCCGCGGGCGAGGGCGACCGCGTCGCCGCACCGGTCGATACCAGCCTCGCGGTCGACGACGCACTCGCGGCCGTCCGCGCGACGCTCACCCGGACCAAGGTCGGCGACGTCTACGTCGCCGAGCGGACGACCGAGGACGGCGTCGTCTTCGGCGGCGAACCCAGCGGCGCCTGGATCTGGCCCGCCGAAACCCGGTGTCCCGACGGCCCGCTCGCCGCCGCTAAGCTCGTCGAACTGGTCGCCGATCGCGGCCCGCTCTCTGAGCTCGCCGGCGCGATCGAGCGGTACCCGATCCGCCGGACGTCGCTCGAGGTCGACGACAAAGCCGCGGTGATGGAGGCGGTTCGGACGCGCGTCAGCGATCGCTACGACGACGTCGACACGCTCGACGGCGTCCGCGTCGAGACCGACGACGGCTGGTTCCTGCTCCGCGCAAGCGGTACGCAACCGCTCATTCGGGTGACTGCCGAAGCCCGCGAGGCGGACGCCGCCGAGCGGGTTTTCGAGGAGGCGCAGGCACTCGTCGGCGATGCGCTCGAGGCGACGACGGCGGAGACGAGGACGGAGTAA
- a CDS encoding alkaline phosphatase family protein, translating into MVDSTDEDDLRLLVVGLDAGCPPILESLFESDEVPTLRRILESGSSGPLESQIPPWTASAWPSLYTGKNPGKHGVFDFLSFNGYDWNVVNSTHVRERPVWELLSEHGITSVVVNLPVTHPAREFDGALIPGMTAPEDPDCHPDGILEDVKLECGGYRVYPQSGPEPDQSIEGYERTIELRGKAFRYLCRRMEPEFGFLQFQQTDSVFHERPGDKKAIEAVYREVDRQVERTIEETDPENILIVSDHGMGKVTGHEFRVNEFLRDRGYLQAHRGGEGMPDWSKSWENDLLYGEDAGSHEETTLEKAMNVAARVGVTTQRVANALERVGLKKPIGRRVPNDLIRAASEQVDFADSEVYMRSKSELGLRINLEGREPDGKVPESEYERVREEVVAELSAVRTPDGEPMFDAVGPREEFFDGPYLDEGPDVVTVPAAFNNAVSADLGKDLFGEPMESWNHKRTGVVGAMGSTFDESASLADADASIFDVAPTICALFDVPIDAEMDGETLPVVEDGPEAEYPSYDPEPITATEDRAVEDRLSDLGYL; encoded by the coding sequence ATGGTAGATTCGACCGACGAAGATGATCTTCGCCTTCTCGTCGTCGGGCTCGACGCGGGGTGTCCGCCGATACTCGAGTCGCTGTTCGAGTCGGACGAGGTGCCGACGTTACGGCGGATACTCGAGTCCGGCTCCAGCGGGCCCCTCGAGTCCCAGATCCCGCCCTGGACGGCCAGCGCCTGGCCGTCGCTGTACACCGGGAAGAATCCGGGCAAACACGGTGTCTTCGACTTTCTCTCGTTCAACGGCTACGACTGGAACGTGGTGAACTCGACCCACGTCCGGGAACGGCCGGTCTGGGAACTCCTCTCCGAGCACGGGATCACGAGCGTCGTCGTCAACCTTCCCGTCACCCACCCGGCCCGCGAGTTCGACGGGGCGCTGATTCCGGGGATGACCGCCCCCGAAGATCCGGACTGCCATCCCGACGGCATTCTCGAGGACGTCAAACTGGAGTGTGGCGGCTACCGGGTCTACCCCCAGAGCGGCCCCGAACCGGACCAGTCGATCGAGGGGTACGAGCGAACGATCGAACTCCGGGGGAAAGCCTTTCGCTACCTCTGTCGGCGGATGGAACCCGAGTTCGGCTTCCTCCAGTTCCAGCAAACCGACTCGGTCTTCCACGAGCGACCCGGAGACAAGAAGGCCATCGAAGCCGTCTACCGCGAGGTCGACCGGCAGGTCGAGCGGACCATCGAGGAGACCGACCCCGAGAACATCCTGATCGTCAGCGACCACGGGATGGGAAAAGTCACGGGCCACGAGTTCCGCGTCAACGAGTTCCTCCGCGATCGGGGCTACCTGCAGGCCCACCGGGGCGGCGAGGGGATGCCCGACTGGTCCAAGAGTTGGGAGAACGACCTGCTCTACGGCGAGGACGCGGGCAGCCACGAGGAAACCACCCTCGAGAAGGCGATGAACGTCGCCGCGCGGGTCGGGGTCACGACCCAGCGCGTCGCGAACGCGCTCGAGCGAGTCGGCCTGAAGAAACCGATCGGCAGGCGGGTGCCCAACGACCTGATCCGGGCGGCCAGCGAGCAGGTCGACTTCGCCGACTCGGAGGTCTACATGCGCTCGAAGAGCGAACTCGGGCTCCGGATCAACCTCGAGGGCCGCGAGCCCGACGGGAAGGTTCCCGAATCCGAGTACGAGCGGGTCCGCGAGGAAGTCGTCGCGGAGCTGTCGGCGGTTCGGACGCCGGACGGCGAGCCGATGTTCGACGCCGTCGGTCCCCGCGAGGAGTTCTTCGACGGCCCGTACCTCGATGAGGGACCGGACGTCGTCACGGTACCGGCGGCGTTCAACAACGCGGTCAGCGCCGACCTCGGGAAGGACCTGTTCGGCGAGCCGATGGAGTCGTGGAACCACAAGCGGACCGGCGTCGTCGGCGCAATGGGGTCGACGTTCGACGAGAGCGCTTCGCTCGCGGACGCCGACGCGTCGATCTTCGACGTCGCACCGACGATCTGCGCGCTGTTCGACGTTCCGATCGACGCCGAGATGGACGGCGAAACCCTGCCCGTCGTCGAGGACGGGCCGGAAGCGGAGTACCCCTCCTACGATCCCGAACCGATCACGGCGACCGAGGATCGGGCCGTCGAGGACCGCCTCTCGGACCTGGGATACCTATGA
- a CDS encoding lipid II:glycine glycyltransferase FemX, translated as MTVEVTTLDPWTDADEWNRYVERSDGTNPFFRAEALRLQAEDTGTTLHLLTGFKGQEAIGLFPVFEYSKGPISGAFSPAPQSWSPYLGPATLNLAKVKRRKADQRIQRFLEGAIRWIEREISPLYTRVVAAEFEDVRPFSWNQYTVKPGYTYVVDLEGSEEDLLNRFSSDARQNVRTADEDAYVVEEGDADDIERIVEKVAQRYESQGRSFHLNPDFVRSAYAVLPEGSVRPYVCRVDGEFLGGILVVESDTTRYRWQGGVKPDADVDLPINDLLDWTVMRDGLRAGLERYDLVGAGVPSINRYKAKFNPRLETNFTITSGAFGIDLAIDRYRKLG; from the coding sequence ATGACCGTCGAAGTCACGACGCTCGACCCGTGGACCGACGCCGACGAGTGGAACCGCTACGTCGAGCGCTCGGACGGCACCAATCCCTTCTTCCGAGCCGAAGCGCTCCGCTTGCAGGCCGAGGATACGGGCACGACGCTGCACCTCCTGACCGGGTTCAAGGGTCAGGAGGCGATCGGCCTCTTTCCCGTCTTCGAGTACTCGAAGGGGCCGATCAGCGGCGCGTTCTCCCCGGCGCCACAGTCGTGGTCGCCATACCTCGGGCCGGCGACGCTGAACCTCGCAAAGGTCAAACGCCGGAAGGCCGATCAACGGATCCAGCGGTTCCTCGAGGGTGCCATCCGGTGGATCGAACGGGAGATTTCGCCGCTGTACACGCGGGTCGTCGCCGCCGAGTTCGAGGACGTGCGCCCGTTCTCCTGGAACCAGTACACCGTCAAACCCGGCTACACGTACGTCGTCGATCTCGAGGGCAGCGAGGAGGACCTCCTGAATCGATTCAGCAGCGACGCCAGACAGAACGTGCGCACCGCCGACGAAGACGCCTACGTCGTCGAGGAGGGCGACGCCGACGACATCGAGCGCATCGTCGAGAAGGTCGCACAGCGCTACGAGAGTCAGGGGCGGTCGTTCCACCTCAACCCCGACTTCGTCCGCTCGGCGTACGCGGTGCTCCCCGAGGGATCCGTGCGGCCGTACGTCTGTCGCGTCGACGGCGAGTTCCTCGGCGGCATCCTCGTCGTCGAGTCCGATACCACCAGGTACCGGTGGCAGGGCGGCGTCAAACCCGACGCGGACGTCGACCTGCCGATCAACGACCTGCTGGACTGGACGGTGATGCGCGACGGCCTCCGCGCCGGCCTCGAGCGGTACGACCTCGTCGGCGCGGGCGTGCCGAGCATCAACCGCTACAAGGCGAAGTTCAACCCGCGCCTCGAGACCAATTTCACGATCACGTCGGGCGCGTTCGGGATCGATCTGGCGATCGATCGGTACCGAAAGCTCGGCTAG
- a CDS encoding helix-turn-helix domain-containing protein — protein sequence MSATDHDADRDAAAESNSDADDAASPTSIAELPPSAKLVYKVLEYEGAMTQEEIAAESRLCARTVRYALGKLEDAECIASRVCLEDARQSKYRIAE from the coding sequence ATGAGTGCGACCGACCACGACGCCGATCGCGACGCCGCCGCTGAGTCCAATTCCGACGCCGACGACGCCGCTTCTCCCACGTCGATCGCGGAGCTCCCGCCGAGCGCGAAGCTCGTCTACAAGGTTCTCGAGTACGAGGGCGCGATGACCCAGGAGGAGATCGCCGCCGAGTCGCGCCTCTGTGCCCGCACCGTCCGCTACGCGCTGGGCAAACTCGAGGACGCGGAGTGCATCGCCAGCCGCGTCTGTCTCGAGGACGCCCGGCAGTCGAAGTACCGGATCGCGGAGTGA
- a CDS encoding DegT/DnrJ/EryC1/StrS family aminotransferase, whose translation MHRATPTLSVRSLASRNDQGLEAVFDDYARAYTYYGSGKVALRDGLAGLVESGQNVLIPAYLPDAVAEPFRDLDLEPRYYRVRPSFAPDFADLEARIDDETAAVMSVNYFGFPQPGLEEVAALVDERGCYHIDDNAHAPISVANGRLLGTDGDIGVTSLWKLLPIPNGAVLYRNSDAAVDAYEPSESAGVRGRVGLGDGAFVLKSPVRNVLDGVGGIGASLGALLGGSTQVDDDRRDANRNGTETEPPESDRTEPDGGTTLEESDEGDDPPAVGTPEERYEEGKTPMSKLSKYVLENADPDWIREQRRANYRTWHRILADRDDLAVVYDDLPEGICPLAFPVRADHPDDLVATFEDHGIGAYTWPRLSTTVRDDPAYETARRLSSTIVALPVHQHIEPSTLEAIGDRLSR comes from the coding sequence ATGCACCGCGCCACGCCGACGCTATCCGTCCGATCGCTCGCGAGCCGGAACGACCAGGGACTCGAGGCGGTCTTCGACGACTACGCGAGGGCCTACACCTACTACGGCTCGGGCAAGGTCGCGCTTCGGGACGGTCTCGCCGGACTCGTCGAATCCGGTCAGAACGTCCTCATTCCGGCCTACCTGCCCGACGCAGTCGCCGAACCGTTCCGCGATCTCGACCTCGAGCCGCGGTACTACCGCGTGCGCCCCTCGTTCGCCCCCGACTTCGCCGACCTCGAGGCCCGGATCGACGACGAAACCGCGGCCGTCATGTCGGTCAACTACTTCGGCTTTCCGCAGCCCGGACTCGAGGAGGTGGCGGCGCTGGTGGACGAACGCGGCTGCTACCATATCGACGACAACGCACACGCCCCGATTTCCGTCGCTAATGGACGATTGCTCGGGACGGACGGGGACATCGGCGTTACGAGTCTCTGGAAACTGCTCCCGATTCCGAACGGGGCCGTCCTCTACCGAAACAGCGACGCGGCGGTAGACGCCTACGAACCGTCCGAAAGCGCCGGCGTCCGCGGTCGCGTCGGTCTCGGCGACGGCGCGTTCGTGCTCAAATCCCCCGTCCGAAACGTTCTCGACGGCGTCGGCGGAATCGGCGCGTCGCTCGGGGCGCTGCTCGGCGGCTCCACTCAGGTCGACGACGACCGTCGGGACGCAAATCGGAACGGGACCGAGACCGAACCGCCCGAAAGCGACAGGACCGAACCCGACGGCGGGACGACGCTCGAGGAGAGCGACGAAGGCGACGATCCGCCGGCCGTCGGCACCCCCGAAGAGCGATACGAGGAGGGGAAGACCCCGATGTCGAAGCTGTCGAAGTACGTCCTCGAGAACGCCGATCCGGACTGGATTCGAGAGCAACGGCGGGCGAACTATCGGACGTGGCACCGCATCCTCGCCGACCGCGACGACCTCGCGGTCGTCTACGACGACCTGCCCGAGGGAATCTGCCCTCTGGCGTTCCCGGTCCGTGCGGATCATCCCGACGACCTCGTGGCGACGTTCGAGGACCACGGCATCGGGGCGTACACCTGGCCACGGCTCTCGACGACCGTCCGCGACGATCCGGCCTACGAAACCGCGCGACGACTTTCCAGTACGATCGTCGCACTGCCGGTCCACCAGCACATCGAGCCGTCGACGCTCGAGGCGATCGGCGACCGGCTCTCGAGATAG